gtctgagaagcaatgaacccacacagagggaaatgtggaagtgctacaagccagacttgtaaatgccattgatgaggcagcctcactgaccatacccaaaactcggccggtccaggagtcacaaggacgcctggtacttcaatgacgagattagggaggtcaaaccACAGggtaacatgtgccgaaaacatttccgaaggcaaagaacccccgacaacctagccctcctaagggaggcggtgagggatgccaaggaaactgccagcagagtgaggcaggaaaagtggctggaatggtgtgagtctttcgatcaccgtaccaccctctcagagctatggcaaacgggtcaagcgagccaccagccgctcagccccgagatgcacgcaccacgaccccaggcagaggccaacagactggcgcaagagttctctgcgagaacgagcagcgacagtctgccagccgaactgagggcaagacaagaacgcctacaaccagacaggacttgctcacatcagagaaagggcagccgaacccgataaccagacgttatcttttctctgagggaactaagagatgcacacaaagccagtcgcaactcagccccgggcgatgacgggatctcgtaccccatcatctcccgcctgggactggtaggtgagcttgcattcctgcaactcatcaacaggtcctgggaaacttccactctaccccagagctggaagagggctaccatagttcccatccctaaaccaaaggagccggggaagtaccgcccatctctctcctcagctgtctggccaagactgccgagaggatggtactgaaccggctccaatggaaaatgggagccccacacgaacacctccacgggttcaccaggggcatgagcacagcgcacagcatagccacgctcttgagcacaataaacacgggcgcatctgtggcagtattccttgacctggagaaggctttcgaattggcaagtcctcttgccattcaggagagcctgatccaaaaaggaatcagaggtaagctcttggcttggataggtgactactttacgaatagaacagccagagtcaaattccaaggtcacctatcacagcacatgccactagaaaatggaacgccacagggtggggttctcagtccagccctttttaacacactaatgtcctgtatcctcaacataaacctcccagtggggtgcaagatcatctcctatgcagacgatcttgctatcatctccactggaccacacagcctaaacaaagcccagcgttgtctggacttggtatccgaggagtgttgcaggacaggactaaagatctctgcagccaaatccaaggccatggctttgagacagagagttcaaggcacaagtctgaaaatccagggaatggacctggagtgggttcaggaatacctgtaccttggggtaaggatagaccggaccctctccttccgccaggaggtccagtacctgcttgaccgaacaaaggcaagactgtctgtcatgagagtaatgagtggaagacgcataggggccagacacagagtactaagatcattctacgtacatgctgtcaggcccattgtagactatgcctcctcgctctgattggcatcaagagaaaatataaagaccgattggagacagtccaaaacgaagccgccagggtcattctgggtgccccaggtgggcgaaggtcctcaacctcctagtggagacaaaccttctccccttggcctcacgaattgatctaacggcagcccaattcttatcaaaggtcatccaggctcccaggaacacaagcctaagacacaaaatagtcagacgcctagaacaagataacgagctgtttgcaaacaactcctggctgtctcacacagccagggtgctaatacgcatcagctcaaagaaccactactggccaagggcatggactccccacaccctgactttgtcgaagctccgccgtgggcacaaacctcgatagagttctcggtcatgagactggcaagcaaaaagaatgaatattgcacgcctagcctaaaggcagaaacccagagggtcattgcaaccatcacccctccggggagcctgacatattacacagacggatcggtcgatcccttgacccacactgcaggcgccggctttgcagcaaggggatgccacaatatccatgagggtaacagacaacgcctcctcgctacaggcagaggtagttgctatcatgggagcactgagacacgcgtccaggagaaaaggtcacgtggtcatacacacagactccaaaggagccgtcgactgtcttcagcagcgctcacccactgacaacatctacctcctgacaaccatcggcacaataacacaaaggatgcttgctcagggtagaagaattatcataaactgggttcccagccatatagggatcagaggcaatgagcttgctgacagattagccgaaatcggccggggtatgcccccaaatcccatgataatacatcagagccgaagtttacttaggaggaagtgtacggtgacggccaactccttcctcctgcagcttcacagagaggaaaacgagacattccccctcggccagctggtactcagatgccacaggctatgaaccactggcactctctgaaataaacaacagaggtaccgaagtcattctgcacagaatgcgcctaggttaccactgtgcatggcagatcatacaaacaatagaacatgaagagaggtgttgcatgcattgcggcgagccgaacgccacactgatacactacttggagaattgcgtgcacacgcaattcctaagacaaaccccacagaacacagccgtcgtgctggtaaagagattatgcgagatgcttacaccacggctacaggagcgcctgctggcaatcccaccgccacggtaagcaccgagtgtcagaccaacaaatgagacagccataaaaagctgacacaggccgggccataagtgaaaggcccgggcgaagccagaacttcgcaaatctcaagcaagcaagcaagcaagcaaggggaGCTTCATTCTTCGTGCCGTAAGTACGATTGACATCATGCCACCCAAAACTTCCGGAAAGGCTGCCAAGAAGGCCGGTAAGGCCCAAAAGTCTATCACCAAgggtgataagaagaagaagcgcaggaggaaggagagctacAGCATCTACATCTACAAGGTGCTCAAGCAGGTCCACCCTGACACTGGTATCTCCTCCAAGGCCATGTCTATCATGAACTCTTTCGTGAATGACATTTTTGAACGCATTGCAGCTGAGGCTTCCCGCCTTGCACACTACAACAAGCGTTCCACCATCACCAGCCGGGAGATTCAGACCGCTGTCAGGTTGTTGCTGCCCGGAGAACTGGCTAAGCACGCCGTTAGTGAGGGAACTAAGGCCGTCACCAAGTACACTTCTTCCAAGTAAATCTCTAGGTTGCATGATTTACTTGCCTCCTAGAACAACATCGGCTCCTTTAGGAGCCACAGATCGTGATAAAGCAGATATACAATGACGTTAGTAACCCAATTGCCACCACTACCTTTCctgctagtactagtactactagtagtagtattagtactactactactgctactactactactactactactactactgctgccacCACTACCATTCTGTTCTAGAAGTTCATGTATTATTGCCAACATtgtgataattaattatactcctattactaccactaccattactgtcctataagtttatttattattaccaacattgtgataatcatagtactactactaccattactgtcctacatgtttattattatcaacattgtgataatcatactactagtCCAGTACCATTATTGTCCTATAAGTTAATTTATTCTTAccaacattgtgataatcatagtctcaataagaataatgacactatccatatcaatggtattagaaagaaaaacacatttcccgcCTATTCAAGGAATGTGCAAATCAGGATAGTAGTTCACTAGggcctactactacttctactacaactactcctcctactcctggtatatttatttatttattcagtagaTAGACCTTGGATCATGGCATTTGTTTATTCTGTCACTCAAAGTGAGCCATAAGATAATGTTTAGTGTTAGTGTGGTCttgattgcaatatatatatatatatatatatatatatatttgtgtataggtatatatatgtatatatatgtatatgatataggaatgagagagtgtatgtgtgtgtgtgtatgtatatatatatacattatttatatatatatatatatatatatatatatacaatataatatacatataatgagagagagagagagtgtgtgtaaatatatacagtatacacacacacacacaatatatataatatatatacaatgagagagagagtgtgtatatatacagtattttcaaacaatatatacatatatatacatatatacgcaatataatatacgtataatgagagagagagagagaaagtgtgtgtgtatgtatgtatatatatatacagtatttatatacaatatatatatatatatatatatatgtgtgtgtgtgtgtgtgtgtgtgtgtgtgtctatatatacatatatatacacaataggatatatatacaatgagagagagagtgtgtatatgtgtgtatatatatacaatatatatgtatacatgtatatatgtgtatatatatgtatacattatatatatatatatatatatatatatatatagatatgtatgtatgtatattatatgagagagaggaagtgtatgtgtgtgtatatatatacagtattaatatacaatatatatatatatatatatatatatatatatatatatatatatacaatgagagagagtatatatatagtatttatatacaatatatatatatatatatacatatacacacacacattatgatatatatacaatgagagacagagagatagtgtatgtgtatatatatacaatatatatatgtatgtatgtatattattatatgaaagagaggctgtgtatgtgtgtgcgtagcagtgtgtacatttgtatgtatatgtgcttatcaacattatatagccgtttgtttacatatgcttatcactattattattcttgccgTCTGTGTACATGTACACCATTTGATATGACTTGTCTGTATTTCATCTCTCTGAGAATTAATTTTAGGCCCTGAAAAGGGCCGAGGATAATAGTTTTGTGTTGCAGGTATGCAATCAAAACCTTAGGCGCGCTCTCCGCGGGATACGGCGAGCAAGTTGGATGTCCTTAGGCATGATTGTGGCTCTCTTGGCGTGGATAGCGCACAGGTTGGTGTCCTCAAAGAGGCCGACCAGGTAAGCCTCGGAAGCTTCCTGCAGAGCCATGACAGCAGAGGACTGGAAGCGGAGGTCAGTCTTGAAGTCCTGGGCAATCTCGCGAACGAGACGCTGGAAGGGCAGCTTGCGGATGAGGAGCTCAGTGCTCTTCTGGTAACGACGGATCTCACGGAGGGCAACGGTTCCAGGCCTGTAACGATGGGGCTTCTTGACACCTCCGGTAGCAGGGGCAGACTTACGTGCTGCCTTGGTGGCCAACTGCTTGCGGGGGGCCTTGCCTCCGGTAGACTTACGTGCAGTCTGCTTGGTACGTGCCATTTTGCGAGTTTGTATCTAAATAGATATGAAACGCGCTCACGCTCAAGACGTCAATTTATAGGAGAGCGAGCGGGACCTGGCCGAGTCGCGTGTGGCTGCGAGAGTGTGGCTTAATCCCGCCTATTTCTGCTGGGTAAATATTGCCGGAGATACGGCACCTGTGAGGTCCTGTAACGCGGCCTCCTTGACGCCATGTTGGATTCCAAGTTGATTGTGTGAAGCAATGGCTATGGCCAAATCCATTGCAAGCCTTGTGCGCGTGAGCCTTTGTCGATAACAAGGCTTAGCAGAGGTTGTATTTGCAGAGCGGTCAGTTAAGATAAGCGCTCAGCTGAGTCGGCCGCCTCGCCGCTACGCAGACGGGGGCCCGCGGTAGCCTTACTCGCTCTCGCCcaccaggagacattatcagcggaaactgttcgcttctcagggtatcacgtctacgcgctgccacgttccgatggcaaaagaggcctgatgaccctggtgaaggcaacaattccctgctccgcaatagccgatgcaccgcactgtggagaagatgttgaatctcttgccgtcgagattcaactggccgggggacccctgaaattgtacaacgtgtacagcaggccacactgtagtagcttagacatcagccggtatgtgcttccgcagcacacgaccgagtgatcatagggggagacttcaatgcacaccaccccatcctggctccctgcagggtaccggatgcggctggccgtc
This genomic stretch from Penaeus monodon isolate SGIC_2016 unplaced genomic scaffold, NSTDA_Pmon_1 PmonScaffold_13663, whole genome shotgun sequence harbors:
- the LOC119569248 gene encoding uncharacterized protein LOC119569248, with the protein product MARTKQTARKSTGGKAPRKQLATKAARKSAPATGGVKKPHRYRPGTVALREIRRYQKSTELLIRKLPFQRLVREIAQDFKTDLRFQSSAVMALQEASEAYLVGLFEDTNLCAIHAKRATIMPKDIQLARRIPRRARLSSLTNGVLSQFSGQQQPDSGLNLPAGDGGTLVVVCKAGSLSCNAFKNVIHERVHDRHGLGGDTSVRVDLLEHLVDVDAPCYRQRLTRTRLAMDLAIAIASHNQLGIQHGVKEAALQDLTGAIQTRKMARTKQTARKSTGGKAPRKQLATKAARKSAPATGGVKKPHRYRPGTVALREIRRYQKSTELLIRKLPFQRLVREIAQDFKTDLRFQSSAVMALQEASEAYLVGLFEDTNLCAIHAKRVTIMPKDIQLARRIRGERA
- the LOC119569249 gene encoding histone H2B is translated as MPPKTSGKAAKKAGKAQKSITKGDKKKKRRRKESYSIYIYKVLKQVHPDTGISSKAMSIMNSFVNDIFERIAAEASRLAHYNKRSTITSREIQTAVRLLLPGELAKHAVSEGTKAVTKYTSSK